The Palaemon carinicauda isolate YSFRI2023 chromosome 9, ASM3689809v2, whole genome shotgun sequence sequence GATATTGGTTTGGAccattgtaaaataaaatattggtaaaattaataaaaatgaagaaaaaaaaatcacagaaaaattGTTAATGGCATCTTTGTTGGTTTAGACAAAACTGATTTATTTGCATATTGGGCAATTTATTTAAATAACTGTTTTGTAAGCATGAAAAGATTTTTCAACTGAATACTCTACTTGACAATTTAGATGGCTCTTTTAGTCATgaatcatgaacattttccatgtGTGTGAAGTAACAAGGTAAACATCTAACGTAGGAAAGTTCATCATGACTATATTGTTTCCTTAATTGGTACAACTAAATTGTTTAAACTCAATATCGAATTTCTCAACCTTCAATTGCCAAGAATATGAATAATACcttaatatatattgttataaaatcCACTTCATGCCATGTGAAAAAAATTTGAAtcaatattttcctaaaaaaaGACAACAGATAAATCTCAATTTTGCAAAAATCATCTTGAATTCAAAATGCCTTCTAAACAAAAACCACTTTTGGGAAATCAACTCATGATTTCATACTAGTTTTCATCTCAAATGTTCCAATGCCATTTCATTATACAAAGCCTCAGAAAACACTGGTAACCTTTACTGCTTCATAtctaaatgtaataaaaataaaattgtgccAAAATATTTACAGGACTTACTAATGTAGGTTATACCTAAAACTTTGGTAAATTACCAAACCATATAGATTTCATCTATCCAAATTTAAATAATAACCATCTGCATTTCATACAGACAGAAAATATCCATTTATTTGTAATGCTAAGAAACTAAAATCACTGGCTCAAATATAAAAATATCCAGGGCCAAAAACTAATTTACAGGAAAACAAGTCAACGCAGTTTATACCTAACCTTTGATTAATATTAGCCAATCCATCAAAATTTTACACTAATTCAACTTAAGACAATAAGtgtaaaattttataattaatcCTTTGAAACCAATATACAAGTACAGAGAATATGCATTACATGATTTCTTTTCTTACTCTAACATACAGCATTGCCACTTGAtatatcgtcttttttttttttttaacactttttGTACAAGGGATGGATCTAGCCAAAATGTGAATATATTGTACCATCCCTAAAATTTTCATCatgctgaatttttttcttttgtctaaaTCAACAAAGTAAGGAATGTAAATAAGCATTTATAATGCTGAATATCAGATTACCTTTTTGGCAGTGTAGATTACTTGCATTCAATATTTAGTTATGAGACAAAATATTTAATGTTACATCAATAAGAAAATTCTAAAATCAtttcaatttaattatttccagggGAAagcaattaatcaaaataaaaacctTCCTTTCCACTTCTGTatattcattattttgtatttaaggaaaaaattgATACTTTGTCTTGAAAGAAATGAAAGATGTTGAGATTCAAAGCAATGTCACTTCTCACACCTTTGTGAAAGTAGTACTTCCCAAAAATGAGATAcatattttacataacagttttgcTTTCCTTACATATACCCCAAAACAGTGTGTGGAATATGTACTTATTGTACTGTACCTGAAAATAGGTGCTCAACCCTCGACGGTAAAGAGAACAATAGCCAGACCCTATTACAATTTCCTTATCGAGCCCTTCATAGAGAATCACAATTTATGAAATAAACATAACTGccaaaaaggaatggacattttatATAAAAGCTATACCATATCCTACTAGTTTTCTGTACAACACTGACATTGCATTACTGTACTTGCAAATTACATTCTCAAGGTATATAGAGGGAACTAATACTGTACTTGGATTTGGGCTTCCATGCGTATGCGACTTAAAAAGACTAGACTAATTCTCTTTATCCTAAAAGATGATTGATCCCAGAGGTGAGAAATTAAAGCATATAACACATACCCATCCTAATCATGTTTAATCTGAAATATCAAGGAATGGTTAGTGGCAGagattaataaaattaaatgattataatagaaataaGTATAATATTTTTGGTGTATACTCTCCTTGCACAAACAATTGGCCTCATAAAACCTACCATGTGCAGGAAGCTCACAAACAACAAAATCCAATGTTTGACACAGGATACTTTAGCATatgcactaataaaaaaaaaatttatgtaagtcgatGAAATTCCCCAAGAATGAATGGGTTTTGTGCAAGTAGCTGTAGACTGGGAAAAAATAACTTGTTCACAAAATATGATCAAGAAAAAGATCAGTTGTAATTGTAAGGCACAATTTATATTGATTACGTGCTAATAAAATCAAGGAGCAGAAGCTCCTTGCAGGAACCTGTAAATATGGAATTTATCTGGCAGCACCAGGAAGTTTAATACAATATTGTACAGAATAGATTTTACTTGTGCCTGTTGTTACACCTTACTTTAAATATAAGGCATTTTGTAGCATTTACCAAGATTACAAAACGGCAAGTATTTTGGACCTTGTCATTTGTTTTTCTTTGCCTCAATGCCATCTGTCTTTACTTGAACAGTAGATTTAGGCATAATTGACCGAGATACACAGTTGATGCTTGGCTGTTTACAACAGTGTCTGTGATTGAATAAGGAAtaagctagaattaatacaagcAAAATGTTCAAGAGGAACACTAATGGTGAAGCTATAGTTGACCATGTACTAGTAGGCATCCACTGCAGATTCTGCAATTTGTCCTGCTGTAGCTGCAGATCAATAATTATGGCACGCATTTGTTCATTAGTAGCTAGAATACTGAAAACATGAAGTAAGTTATGTGAATGCCCGACATAATCAAAGCAACCGGGTGCAATACGTTCTGGAAGGTGTGATCCGTAGAAAAAGAAAGCAACGCCCACACACAAAAACTGGTGAATGTGATAAATACCTGAATCAGCACAAGAATCATTTTCATAATCACAGTTGTATAACCTGATTATTAATGGGGCTGAATCCCACACAAATGGCAAAACAAATGCAACAATTCTTAAAACCTTTTGGATTCCAGATGTCTTAAAGAAACGGGATGAGGAGGCACAGAATGTTGCAAGGAGAGAGTTCAGTACAGCTACTGGAAGGAAGACCTGTGAATACCAAGTTCCCATCAAATGCATAGGgaaagaatagaaataatatattacAGCAACAGACCATGTATACATCGAGATAGCTGCATAATCAATGAAGTAGCAAATATGCAATGCTGTCAAGGACAGACAAGAAAAGGCATGAGCCAAACAACTCATAAGTGGATAAGCACAGGAAGCAAACAAGTAACATGTCAAAggataataatattcatcatcaaaaAGAGGCATGATGGTGGAAAAGGATATAAGTAACCATAAGAAATACAAAAAGGCAAAAAAATGAGTCCAGAAATTGACAGTTTCATTGTTGTAATTAAAAAGGGAAACCATTGCTTGCAATACAGAGCAGTTCTCATTTCTATACCCAGTGATAATCCCAGGTTCTCGTAAGGTTTCAGAAACTTCATCCACTCTTTTCACAGGCAAGTGACTCATCTCCATCAGACGTCCAGCTTCCTTGAGCCTACCTTCTGTCAGCTTCTTGGCTTCCCTCAGACGGCCAGTTATATATCCAATACCagaaaacattttttcttttttttttttacaaattacagaACTAATGAATATATCCGTAGAATAATGCAATGTATTGTGCACACCCACCAATGGAGACTTATATTCACTGGTAACGGTGACTGGCAGATACAAACAGCATTACTACAACCTAATCAAAATCTTCATGTAGAAGTGTCTCGTACGATTTGGGTGATGGCTGGTTGCATAGGTCAGGTTTTTCTCACAtctgaaatagaaagaaaaatattgaaagataagacaaaaaaaaaaatgatctataAATATTTCCTTCTAATACAGCAAAAGTTTCTggcattattctatttttttttatttgcatggaAAATTAGTCACCTTCTAAAGGGAAAATATTCAGATTAGGTATGCTTTTTAGAGGCAAGAATTCGCACAAAAATTATACCATCAACCCCAAATTACATCAGCAGTCTTTCAGGGGATCTTCTTAAAGACCACCCAAGACATTAGTTTAAAACCCCACTTGAAATAAAGTTaccataaaaatgacaaattctgagatgatttgtatttttccctaactaatacaaacctgaagttatttatttggatattctttcagcatagctggaaggtagccaattaaacTTTTAGTGTGAGGTGGCGACCCTACACAGTACTTTTTCAAGTGCAGGCAGGAATTAACGGGGaacaggtgatggcaggacaattttACATAACTCCAGgttttgtattagggaaaaattcAAATTGTCTCTGAATTTCTCAAATATTTCGACACTAACATACCCTACGTTATTTATTTGAATCACTTACATCCGACTACTGGCATAGTCACTGACCCGGGTTttgcctagtacagtattagactgtaatctAGGAAAACCTTGCCACTTCACTTATCAATACAAATTGAGAATGATAGCAGCCTGAGCAATACTGGCTGTGAGATATAGCACATGAACGTCTAGGTAAGAATGTTCCAAGTTTAAATAGGAATCTTACAAATAAATATTAGAAGTTTCCCAATGTCTACCTCACAGGAAGCTTTGGGGATGTGTACAAGTATATCAGTACaaactatactaggttacacaagggaaatggttatttcCTGCAGAGGTTCAAGCCAGCTTACAGAGGGACCCATAGCACTGTACCCTAAGAGAAGGAAAGATGAAGAAAGGATAAAAGCCAGTCATACATTCATTTATCCCAGACTTAACACGAGTAACCAAGActttcaaccaactgctacttgtccaacaaagaGCTCAAGGTATTTTTTAACCACTTatagtgcagccaccacaggatcggTCTCCTGTGGGTTAGATATTGTAGATAGTGGGCAGTGAAAGTCATCTGACGGTTCGACACAGCCGCCTGTAAAACTTGCAACACTGAGAGGTTACTTTTAAATACCAAGGACATAATGATTAACCTATCATGAGCTCCAGGTTTTCGAGCTGGAGGAGAGTCAGGATTCCAAGCACAGTacatgaccttgtgaatccaagcGGAGACGGTGTTTTTAGTAACCCTCCTTTCAATTCTCCCCGAACTAACAGATAATGATGTTAGTTGGGGGGGTGAAGCTATAGATAATGATGTTAGTTGGGGGGGTGAAGCTATAGAGACGGAACAGTCTTGTgaaagatgttcgcgtgtggtttGAGTAAATCGGGTCGTGGAGGTAGTTCTCTCGGAAGATCTACTAAAAGAGGCAGGAGGTCAGGGAACCACTCTGCGTAATGGCAAtccccagtcaggaacgttaccacataggccaccacaaccctaaacttcCTTAAAACTTACTTTATAAAAATTTTCCATtccaaatattattttatattcctATAAATTTTGTGCTATAAATAGGGGGTACACTATCATGCCCCAATTCATCAAGTAATTTTTATGTCAAATTTTCCCTCTATACAGtattataggattattattattattacttgctaatctacaaccctagttggaaaagccccaacagggaaaatagcccagtgaggaaaggaaaaataagatatttcaacaacagtaacattaaaataaatatttcctacataggaagagcaattagatagaatagtgtgcccgagtgtaccctcaagcaagagaactctaacccaagagacagtggaagacaatggtacagaggctatggcactacccaagattagagatcaatgatttgattttggagtgcccttctcctagaagagctgcttaccatagtttaagtctctcttcaaagaagcAATACTATTTTCTATCTTGAATTTTAGTGGAAATTCTTCACTCTTGTAATTTGAATCATAATATATGCAATTTCTATGGCCATCATTGCCTTCTCATACAGTATATCGATTTCCAGCTACTGGTACTTCTACTTTTCATCAAACCTTAATACCATCTCAATTTACTTTTTAGCTAATACATACCTCTCAGTAAAGTAATTTCCTAATCTGTAACATGATATTCCAAAGCATGCTACAATCCTTAACATTTAGAAGTCACTTCTGATCAAAACTGCATATATTTTCTCAAGTGGCTATGTCTTTGTACTACAAAAACAAGCCTTGCTCTTCTTTACCAATTACCAGTAGCCTAGTGCATTTTCCACTTCATCCATGCACCTGATACTCTCTAAATGATTTAATTATCAGCTTCACAATTCACTGCATCCAgaatctaaaataattttttacctattcAAAGGGGTAATTTTTTTCATCACATGGTGCTCCTCTCCTcccaattttttgtttttaaacatgGGCAATGAAAATCTATAAATCCCTTCCTCAACTTGTCTTGTAAAAGCCTCAAAATAGTACAGTACAAAGGGGACCACACTATTTCCACAATGCTTTCAAGTCTTGTCAACCAGATTTACACCACACTTGAACCCTTCAAATTGTTTTTATACAaattaggaaaattttaaataaattctctcgATTCCACATACCTACCACTTTACTCTACTTAAATTGTTTAAATGTTAATAACTCGGctggaattaaaaaataaaaaaataaaacaaacaggcTTTTGAAAACAAATTTAATATAGAAGAGTATCTCTAAATTAATTGCCTTCAAATTAGTcctcttaaaaattaaataaaaacatctCAAATAGTAAGGACAATACTGTACAGCAAGTGCACCTGGATGCTGACAATATAAATAGAAACAATGTATTTGATGCAGTTTCATGCTTTTAAGACCACGTCAAAATTGCAGAACCTGTATCCTGTCATGATCTCAAGATTAAAAGTTGATAATGTGATTATGGATTAACTACATAGAGACAATAGCTGTGGATATATTGAGGGTCACTAATGGCATAGACATTAAGACAGGAACatcaatgaatataagtaaaaatagAAGACTTTACAGTTTAACTATTGCACTCATTAACATGAGTTTAAAAAGCCTGGTTAACAGCCCTACGCTACACTAATTAATGCTTTGGTATTTCAAAATCCCTTATAAAAGATTCTTCACAGTGCATTAAGACCATGAATAGGGCTTCATATATGTATAGCAGATATAACAGTAGCTGTGATGTCTTAATAAAGCAACAGTAgacagagagaaataaataaaaaagcgctCTGTGTTGGAAGGATGGGAAAATATAAACTACAGCAGGAGTTTCCAAAAGCAAGTGTTTTATATAGTGAGAATAGTTTGCAAGGTTGAACGTAAAAATAATATATAGGGAATAATTGCCATTACAATGGACAGGGTATTTATGAATGTACAATTTGAGTAGGGAATAAATATACTCAGCATTATAGAATTTGTTCTATCAAAGTAGTAACACGACGAATAATACCCCCACCAGTTGCATTTATGCAACTGGTGGAGGGGTCTCTTGCCCCATTGCAAGGTCATAGGGTCCCAATAGCATACACCAAATCCGCAAATCATTAACTTCCTAAACAAGCGTTGGACAACTGAAATCTACTTCACAAAATGTGACAAATAATTCATAATGAGGGTGAGAATACTGGCGTAAAATTTCGTATATTTTGGAAATTGTCAAAACACGCTAACAGCACGAAACATCAGGTAATGCAGATTTTATAAGTTCGTGAAATCAATAAAAAGATGTGAAGGTGGTGTAGAAAACGGCAACTTCACTGAGAAAAGAACAAATTCTATTGAAATATATTGAAAGTAATGATAGCGTAACCATGTCAACTTAAAAGTTTGTCAAAACTCCGGGTATTTCAATGTCTAGTTTTTGTCTTTTACATGCTCTGGTATTAATGGCTAACTCTTGTTTTGATGCATTCTTGAGTGTTGTTTCCATATTTTAAATGGGACCAATAATCCTGTAATTGCGACCCAAAaaggggtgctactatagcgtgaggtctaccgccctatgtcgcctacccaggtggagggtgaggtctaccacgttaCCAGCGTCCCAGAGGCccacacctaaccatcgaacatgtgaactgcccaaatccatcaaaaacgtgacttgtccatataaaaggaagcaaatggagctcctaaatcagtttttccctcggcctaaaagagatatcaattaagcgatcgtggttggacactaaaacgatgattctgaagagaatgcgaggtgttggtcgtcagctgttccagtctcatcttgatcatttttgctggaaggtgataagaaaaaattccaatgatctatttgtatcattcttagaagatgtacgaagtgtgtatcgctagattaacctgtttgatgtacgaagagtgtattgctagaataaatgtatggaaatgtgaTAACCTGTTTGaagtacgaagagtgtatcgctagaataaatgtatggaaatatatgataacatgtttgatgtacgaagtgtatcgctagaataaatgtttggaaatatatgataacatgtttatttttaccttaattcctttttttaatgtaattagaaatccaatgatctatttaagtcatttctaagatatgtttaaatgaagtgtttattgcttaaacaaatgtatgaaatgtgttttatctatgagggacgaataactcagcagtagacctcacgctatagtgctaacgggaggtagatctcacgctatagtgtggtagacctcacgctatagtagcacccaaaaaGGTATGACATCAATCACaccttaaaaataaaacaaaggtgTCTGAAAAACTATAATGCAACCTCATTTTTCATATGTTGGCAACCAAATTTTCCCGATGTATCGTATGTCCATATGCATTCTACTAAGTTTGTGTGATATCTGTTAACCAAATATTTAGCACAGCTATTAAAAATAGCGACATATCTTCAAAAACCGTTCTAATCTCCTCTTTTTATCGATGTTCATATATACTTACGCATTAACTAGATAGGTTCCGCATAGCAAGGGACAATGGCATACCACCGTCATTGTTGACTGTGCATGAATTAACAATGAGCAGAGTCATCGACGTGAAAGAAGAGAGTACACAGCGCAATTTTCCCGATATCATCGCTTCCTCAGTAAGAGACTTTCTGGCGAATACTGCCTTGGCGCAAAAGCCCTCATCCTCTCTTTTATAGCAACTTTCTGTTTTAATCAATAACTTCCTCGAACTCATTCATATTTTAAGTTATTTTCACTGGTATATTGTAAAGCAACAAGTTATGCATAACATGGCTGATTACTTAAAATAAtacttttcaaagtatttttcatCTACGGAAGAAGAATGTAGGCGTTAAAGGTAAGAGATTTAATTTTACTACTAAAGGGAAATAATTAAATTCAAGTACAACTTACTTGCTTAGGTTTCATTCACACTTCAAAACACAAGAAAGTAAAACTTGATACCCTTACACATTATACAGTGTGTTTCGGGATTTATTACTTATTAACTTCTAAACTAACACATCTTCAGATAGGCATAACTACAAGAAATATAAAATGGATTTATTTGTTAAAAGTAACctgtgataaaattatatatatatatatatatatatatatatatatatatatatatatatatatatatatatatatatatatatataataataataataataataataataataataatgcgtgtgTGTaaaacgcacaaacacaaacatgtgAGCATGCATGTGTGACCGGTGCTCACCCATGCATACGAGCACTCAGTTCGACAAAAGATAAAGTTTAGTCCCATTAATTTAATTTTCAGGACTCCCTTTCTCCTGGAATTCTTGCATTCAAAGTGATTCATACGGTTTTCAAGCATTATTCAAGGCTGGGTTGTGCAACAAAGCCAACAtgcttcatctatctatctatctatgtatatatatatatatatatatatatatatatatatatattatatatatatatatatatatatatatatatatatatatataccgctagttattgggtcatttgactaacctctctctggttacggctctttcatTTTTGGCGACACATACACAAGGTAGTCTGGCTCATTCTTTACACATCcacctctttccttatacacttaacaacactgaaaatACCGAACAATTgtacttcacccaaggggttaactactgcactgtaattgttcagtggctacttttctcttggtaagggtagaagaaactctttaactatattaagcagctcttttaggagaaggacactccaaaatcaaacaattcttctctagtcttgggtagtgccatagcctctgtaccatggtcttccactgtcttgggatagagatcttttgcttcagggtacactcaggaacactatcttgtttttcttcctcgttattttcaagtttattttaatgttattgctcttaaacttctcttgtagtttttccttgtttccttttctcactgggctattttccccgttgcccgttggagcccttgggtttatataatatatatatatatatatatatatatatatatatatatatatatatatatatatatatatatatatatatactgtatatatatatatatatatatatatatatatatatatatatatactgtatatatatatatatatatatatatatatatatatatatatatatatatatatatatatatatatatatatattatagtatcttcctggacagttccatcctgttcgtaatactaggcatgcagttaattctaatagtcaggccttcttcatcataaggctcaatactacacagttttctagaagttttattccagctgtgaccaagttgtggaaggatcttcctaatcgggtagttgaatcagtagaacttcaaaagttcaaagttgcaggaaatgtttttatgttgaacagattgacatatgactttttatagtttatatataacatatctattttgatgttactgtttttagaataatttattgttaattttttctcagcgcttatctatttccttatttcctttcttcactaggctatttctcccttttggaccccttgggcttatagcatctcgctttcccaactagggttgtagctttactagtaataatatatatatatatatatatatatatatatatatatatatatatatatatatatatatacatatatacatatatatacaatatattataatatatatatacaatatattataatatatatatacaatatatatacaatatatatatatatatatatatatatatatatatacacatacatatacacacatacatacatatactcacatgCATACTTTTACTTacacatgtctatctatctatctaatatatatatatatatatatatatatatatatatatatatatatatatatatatatatatatatatatatatacacacacttataaaaCTATGGATGCACGATTCAACACTTATTCGCATTCTTGTCCTTTACAGAATTTTTGCGGACATAAATGTCACGCAACTCTACAAAGTTGCAAATCGCTGTGCAACAGGTGACCCGTGTAGCTGGAGAACAGGCAAAGATTACTCATAAATATTACACTAAGAGCAATACACGTTTTTTTATTCTAATGGCAGGGCCATTacttatatatttgtgaatatttgcACTTATAAAtacacgagctctctctctctctctctctctctctctctctctctctctctctctctctctctctctctctctctctctctctctctctctctctctctctctcctagtaataGAAGACACATACCTATAAGGTGCAACGTCTACATTATTCAAATCTGGACTAACTTCGTTTATTTAACTTTGAACCATTTCAATGCATActttaaaatatgaattatatagtaaaataatctttatatgaatGTAGTTGCTTATAGAACCTTCCTACGTATAGACAATTTTAAGGTGTAATCTAGCAATGAACGCCACTACGCGTTAGTGCCGGCACAGCATTTTacacggtgcactgtaggcattaccgaAGGTTATCCCCTTTTCAACCTAGTTAATAAACTCCATTGCAACATAGCGGTAACTGCTAGGCGATGAATGACCTCCCAGGTCCCAATGCAGGACCATATGAATAATATTCCATGGCTTAAACCTAGAAATGATAACCAGCACCATTGCGTAAGTAAACTATGCGTCAGGAaggattgaaaattatataattagaaaagaataaaataacatttatCGAGAAATAATacatcaaaaaagaaaagtattccatGTATGAGACACTAAATAGTGAACGCTTCCAGCCTTGCAGTGTTTGGAAGGTGGTGCCGTGCCTTCATAACTACGACTTGCGTGCTCTACCTAAGGCATGCAATATTTATGAGCTACAGCCTTTGCTGTTTACTAGTAAATCAGCTACAGACAGCTGGCCtctgtaacccccccccctccc is a genomic window containing:
- the LOC137647104 gene encoding membrane progestin receptor gamma-like; protein product: MFSGIGYITGRLREAKKLTEGRLKEAGRLMEMSHLPVKRVDEVSETLREPGIITGYRNENCSVLQAMVSLFNYNNETVNFWTHFFAFLYFLWLLISFSTIMPLFDDEYYYPLTCYLFASCAYPLMSCLAHAFSCLSLTALHICYFIDYAAISMYTWSVAVIYYFYSFPMHLMGTWYSQVFLPVAVLNSLLATFCASSSRFFKTSGIQKVLRIVAFVLPFVWDSAPLIIRLYNCDYENDSCADSGIYHIHQFLCVGVAFFFYGSHLPERIAPGCFDYVGHSHNLLHVFSILATNEQMRAIIIDLQLQQDKLQNLQWMPTSTWSTIASPLVFLLNILLVLILAYSLFNHRHCCKQPSINCVSRSIMPKSTVQVKTDGIEAKKNK